Part of the Vagococcus jeotgali genome, AAGATTTATCTCAGATTACATTGTTAGATATTGTAGAAGCAATCGAAGGACCTTTTCATTCTTTTCCTCATTCTGGAGTGTTAGAGAGAGCGTTTAGTGACTTTACAGAGATTGCACAAAATGGTGATAAACTAATAGCTGATTATTTTCATCGAGCTGATGATTATTGGTCAGAAGAATTAGAAAGTGTTTGTATTAAGGATGTTTTGATTAATGTCTTTCAAGTATATGGTGAGATTCCAAAAAGAAATTGGAATGACTATTTAGAAGGTGAGTGACGCTAAGGATGAAAAAACGTATAAAAAAAGTTCTAGAGCTATTTGCCCTAGACTGGAAAAGAATTTATAAAAATAAGCTGACTTTTTTGCTTATTTTAGCTTTGATGGTTATACCATCTTTATATGCTTGGTTTAATATTGCCGCATTGTGGGATCCTTATTCAAATACGGGAGATATCAAAATAGGGGTCTATTCAGACGATAAGACAGTGAAACTGCAAGGTAAAGAAATCAACATTGGTCATGATTTAGTTGATAATTTAAAAAATAATGACACATTAGGTTGGCAATTTGTGACTTCTAAAGAAGAATTAGATAAAAAGGTTAAAAGTGGGGACTATTATGCCGGGATATATATTCCCTCTAATTTTTCTGATAATTTATTAAGTTTTGTGGATGGTAAAATTAAGTATCCTGAAATCGATTATCAAGTCAATCAGAAAATCAATGCCATTGCACCAAAAATTTCTGATAAAGGGGCTAGTACTCTGCAAGAGACTATAACGACAGAGTTTGTTGAAACTGCAAGTAAGACTCTTTTAGAAGTCTTTAATGAAGTAGGTTTTAATTTAGATGCTAATCTGCCATCGATTAGAAAAGTAACAAGTAAATTACTATTGGTTGATGATAATTTAGATGTGATTGATGATTATACAAAAGATGTTTTAGAGCTAAAGAAAAAAATGCCTGAATACAAAGATAAGCTAAACTTGGCTAATGAGTTTGTTGATTACTTCCCTGAACTAAATAAAATGACAGATAAAGTGGTTGATTTAAATGGGAGATTACCAGAAATTGCACAATATGGTCAAGTGGTTTATGACGTACAAGGTAATATTCCAAATATTAAAAATGCAGGGGCTCAGTTAAATAAAGCAGATCAAGACATGGGTAGAATTGTTAAGATGATGGATGATGCAGTCACAGAGGCGACTCAAGGTCTTGAAGTTATTCAAACAGCACAGGAAGTGTTACCTGATGTGACTCAGCTAATCAATACAACAGATCATATGATCCCAGAGTTACAACAACAAATTAGTGATGTTTCAGATGCCTTACCTCAAATTACAGCAGGTTTAATTGAAGGTCTAAAAGTATTAGATACACTCTCGAAAGCATCAGCTAGACTTGCTGCTGATATTGCTTCGATAAATACAGAAGAACAAGCAGCTCACGTTCAAGATCAATTAGTCAAATTAGATGCGCAACTTGCTTCTCAAGTACAGATGATTGATACGCTAATTCAAACACTAACTGATATAGCTAACTTACCTAATGGACCTGATATGTCTGGGCCAATCCAGAGTCTAGAGTATATGAAAACTCAAGTCTTACAAGTGAAATCTCAAGTAGAGGACATATTAGCTAACTGGCCAGCTTACGCAGCAGCCCCAGGTCAATTACAAGCCCGTCTTGAAGAGGTGAGTCGTGAGTTAGGTGAGATTGTGATGAATGTTGACCCGCAAGAAATTGAAAATTCTGTGAGTCACACGATTAGTGATATTCAGGACATGCTAAATTCTGCTAAAAATATCACAGGAACAATTATCGCTGATGGCACGATGAGTACATTAGATCAATTACTGAAAAATACAACAGTAACGATTAATGAAGCAATCCAATTTTTAAAAGAATACCAACAAGAAATGCCTGCTATTCAAGAGGAAGTTCATGCAGCAAATACATTGTTAAATAGTAATATGGATTTGATTATTGGTGGAATTAATGATGGAGCTAGCTTCTTTAGAAATGATTTTCCTAAAGTACAAGATAAGATGGGTCGAGCTACTGATTTTATCAAATCAGACTTACCAGGAATTGAAGATGATATTAAAGAAACCATGGGGAAAGTCAATGATAAAATGCCATTGTTAGATGAAGCGCTAGATGCTGCTGAAACCATGATTAAGGAAGATTGGCCAAATATTAAAGATGGGATTCATAAAGCCTCAGATGCTATTCGTAAGGGTGAAGAGACAGTTGACTTGGAGGATGTGATCAAGTTTTTAAAACGTGATGTGAATGCTGAGAGTGACTTTATCTCTAGCCCGATTAAGCTAAAACAAATTGATGTCTACCCTGTACCAAATTATGGTTCAGCAAGCACACCATTTTATACTGCGCTTTGTTTATGGGTAGGAGCTGTATTATTCTCAAGTATTGCGTCTACGAAATTTTATTTTGAAGAAGATCAAAAAGGTAAATATTCTAAACGTCAACAGTTTCTAGCTAGAATGGGTACTTTTTTAGTTGTAGGATTCTTCCAAACGCTAATTGTGGTTTTAGGGAATCAATTTTTACTAGGAACGTACACAAAAAATCCGGTTTTAAATGTATTGTTTGCTCTATTAATAGGTCAAACCTTCATGGTAATGGTTTATGTTTTAGTCGCTTTATTTGATAATCTAGGTAAAGGGATAGCGATTATTATTCTTGTGCTTTCCATTTCAGCTGGGGGTGGTAATTTCCCAATTGAGATGTCAGGGCCATTCTTTAGATGGGTTAATCCTTATATTCCATTTACTCATGCCGTTGATTTGCTTAGAGAGTCTGTGGGCGGGGTTTACTGGCCAACTGCTTGGAAAGAAATTGTGATTTTAGTGTGTGTGACTATCGGATTTTTCATCGTAGGCTATGTCTTATATCCACGTGCTGAGAGATTATTTAAAAAAGTAGATGAGAATTTAAAAGAAGGACGTATCCTTCACTAATACAAAAGACAAGAAGGTAAGTTAAGAGATACCTTCTTGTCTTTTTTTTAATTGGTTTAATTGTCTGATAAATAAGGTGGCTAATGTTTCTGAGTTGGCGTGCTTAGGTGTAGATAACCAGTCTTTTGTCATGTGAGTGATACCATAAGCAAAGAAAAGTGCATCTTCTTTAACCTGAGCCTGATGTGGGTGCGTTTGGTCTTGAATGATGTATAAAATAAAGTGATTGAGTTGTTTGGTTACTACAGTACTAAAGACGTTATCATTGTTCATTGTTTTTTGGTAAAAGTTAGCTTGTTTTTCAAAATGAGCTAGCAGGCGGTGGAAAATCTGCTCCCATGATTCATAATTTATAAAATGTTCCACTACTTCTTGTAGTTCTTGTTGGTATATCCAAGTTAGTAAATCTTGTTTGTCAGTGAAATGGTCATAAAAGGTTTGTCTTCTATAATCGGCATGATCCATAATATGTTTAATTGAAATTTTGTCATAAGGGGTATCTTTTAATAGGTCTTTTAAGGAGTAGGCGATGATTTTTTTAGTGATTAATGAGCCTGTTGTTACCATAATAACCTCCTTAGTTATCTCTTTTATTTAGAATATCAAGGAAGAGAAGAAAAGACAACAGATACACCATTTTTGTAAGCGGACACATTAGAGGAAGTGTCCATTATAATGGAAGTATTTTCATTATATAATATAAATAGACAAAAATTGGAGGGAACAAAATGAAAAAAGTAATCAATCAACCAGAAGATGTACTAAATGACATGTTAGATGGATTAAGTTTTGCTTATGCTGATATTGTGGAGCGTGTTCCAGAGACTGATGTAGTAGTTAAAGTAGACAAAGAAGATGGAAAAGTTGGGCTTGTAAGTGGTGGGGGAAGTGGTCATGAGCCATCCCACGCAGGTTTTGTTGGGCGAGGTATGTTGAGTGCTGCAGTGTGTGGTGAAGTATTTACCTCTCCAACACCAGATCAAGTTCTTGAGGGAATTAAAGCAGCAGATTCAGGTAAAGGTGTATTTTTAGTCATTAAAAATTACTCAGGTGATGTGATGAATTTTGAAATGGCAAAAGATTTAGCAGAAATGGAAGATATTCCAGTTGAGATGGTTATTGTTGATGATGATATTGCTGTAGAAGATAGTACCTATACTGCAGGACGACGAGGTGTAGCTGGTACAATCCTGGTACATAAAATTTTAGGTCATGCAGCAGAAAAAGGTCAATCACTTGAAGAGATCAAAGCTTTAGCTGATGCTTTAGTACCAAATATTAAAACTTTAGGGGTTGCTTTAACAGGCGCTACAACACCTGCTGTAGGTCACCCTGGTTTTGTCTTAGAAGAAGATGAAATTGAATTTGGAGTTGGGATTCACGGAGAACCAGGCTACCGCAAAGAAAAATTACAACCATCTAAAGAGTTAGCTAAAGAAATTGTGGGTCGTCTTAAAAAAGAATTTAAGTGGGAAAAAGGTGAGCATTTTGGCATAATGGTTAACGGTTTAGGTGCCACACCTTTAATGGAGCAATTTATCTTTACAAATGATGTAAAAGAAATCCTTGAATCAGAAGGATTAGTCATTGATTTCAAAAAAGTTGGGGATATTATGACAGCGATTGATATGGCAGGTCTGTCACTAACAATGATACGTTTAAATAAAGAGTATGAGGAAGCATTAAAAGCAAGTGTGAATACAATAGCTTGGTAGAAGGAGAACAGATATGAATACTGAAAATGTGATGAAGTGGTTACAATTATTTACTGATAAAGTGGTAGAAAATAAGGTGTACCTAAGTGATTTAGATAGTGCTATTGGGGACGGGGATCATGGTGCTAATATGGCCCGAGGTACAACAGAGATGATGGCAGCTCTTCTAGCTAAAAATCCAGAGACGCCAGCAGATATTTTTAAATTAGCTGCGATGACTTTGATTAGTAAAGTGGGCGGAGCATCTGGTCCTTTGTATGGTTCAGCTTTTCTTGGTATGGCAAAAGTTGCCAAAAATTCAGATGATATAGTTGTTATCTTAGAAGGCGGTATGGCTGAGATTGAAAAGCGTGGAAAAAGTAGCGTTGGTGAGAAAACTATGCTAGACATATGGGGTCCTGTTATTGATGCTTTAAAAGCTGGAGATTTATCGATTGAAAAAATTGAAACGATTGCAGAAGCGACAAAAAATATAAAAGCGACAAAAGGACGAGCTTCTTATTTAGGAGATCGCTCTATTGGTCACCTTGACCCAGGAGCAGTCTCTAGTGCTTACTTATTTGAAACAATGATTGAGGCAGGTGTTGTGTCATGAGTCTAGGTATTGTGATGGTATCTCACGTATCAGAAATTGTTGTGGGTGTGCAGCGTTTGATTGATGAGGTGGCTAAAGATGTGCCGGTTACAGTGGCTGGTGGTCTAGAAGACAACGGTGTAGGGACGAGTTTTGAGAAGATAATGGGAGCATTCGCTGAGAATGAAGCAGATGTTATATTAGCTTTTTATGATTTAGGTAGTGCAAAGATGAATTTAGAGATGGTAATGGAGATGTCAGATAAAGAGGTTTATCTATATGACACAGCGTTAGTTGAGAGTGCCTATACAGCTGCAGCTCTTATTCAAGCAGGTGCTGATAAGGAAGCGATTGAAGAACAACTAGCACCCTTAGTAGTAAAATAATAAAATTAAAGTGAATCGAAAATTGTTTTTTTTTATAGGAGAAAACGTTTAACTCCTATCTATCATAAGGGCTGATAATACAAACAGCCCTTATTTTTAGTCTAAAGGTAATCTAGCTAGGGTTAAGTAGTTAATAGGTTATTTTACTAAGAATTAGAGGAGAGTATAGTATGACACGTATGATCAATAAACAAAAAGACATAGTGTCACAAGTTTTAAATGGTGTGACTTATATATATAAAGATCGTTTAACAAGGATACCTAAAACAGGAATAGTTCTTAAAAAAAAATTGGTGAAAAATAAAGTCGCTTTAATTAGTGGTGGTGGTAGTGGTCATGAACCTGCTCATTTTGGGTATATAGGTAATGGTATGTTAGATGGGACAATTAGTGGTCCAGTTTTTACACCACCAAGTGCTAAAGAAATTTTAGAAGCTATTCAATTAGCAGATCAAGGGTGTGGTACGTTATTAATTATTAAAAATTTTGAGGCAGATAGAACAAATTTTTTAGAAGCTCAAAAACAAGCTAAATTACTTGGTTATAAAGTTGATCATGTAATTGTAGATGATGATTGTTCAGTTGTAAGTGATAGAGGGGAGTACTCCCCAAGACGACGTGGTGTAGCAGGTAGTGTCTTTGTTCATAAGATATTAGGTCAAGCCGCTAAAGAAGGAAGAAATCTTGAAGAATTAGTTAAACTAGGTAAGGAAGTTGTTTCATCATTAAATACATTAGGTGTCGCTTTTTCCAGTGGTACAGATATGGAAACTAATGAACCTTTATTTAATATGAATCAGCATGTAGTCTCTTTTGGTATTGGTATTCACGGAGAACAAGGGTATCGTGAAGAGGTGTTTTATTCATCTGAGCACTTAGCAAATGAATTGATTAATAAATTGTTGAATCAGTACCAAGATGATGATAGGTTTGCTGTATTAGTCAATGGTACAGGATCAAGTACATTGATGGAGCAATATATTTTTGCTAATGATGTGGATAGGTTGCTTAAACTCCAACAAAAAGAATCGGCTTTTCAGCTTTGTGGTGAATTTATGACGTCAACAGACATGAAGGGGGTATCCCTTAGTTTATTAAGTTTAAAGGAAGAATATTGGCTGGATTATTTACAAGCTGATACCGATGCTTTTGCATGGCGTTAATTATATGAGAAAATATGTCATATTTATTTGCAGTTCTTATTATTTTATGATATAGTATCTATTGTAGTATATTTGATACGTTTTAGGAAAATTAAAGTTCTATGTAGATTTCTCCTATTAAGCGTCAACATCTATTGCACTATAAAGCGTACGAAGTTACGCACTAATAAGGAGGAAATACAAATGGCTCAAGGAACAGTAAAATGGTTTAACGCAGAAAAAGGTTTCGGTTTCATCACTCAAGAAGACGGTGAAGATGTGTTCGCACATTTCTCAGCAATCCAAGGTGACGGATTCAAAACTTTAGAAGAAGGTCAAGAAGTTACTTTTGAAATTGAAGAAGGACAACGTGGACTTCAAGCAGTTAACATCGAAAAAGCTTAATTCTAACTAAAGTCAAACACTACTAGGAATTTTCTTAGTAGTGTTTTTTTATTTTGTTTTTAAATAGTTAGTTTAAGTGCTAACTAACTAACTATAAAGTGGTATTATTTGTTTTGTTAGAAGAGAAATAAACTAAATAAATAGAAAAGAGGAAATAAACATGTACGAAACACATATTTTAAATCAATTAGCACTGCTATCACGTCAACCGTTTTTAATGTTTACTCATCAGATGGAAAGTAAACAAGATAATACATTTAAAACCTTGAAATTTTTAGCTAATAAAGAACAAGTAACCGCAGGGATGATTTCAGAATTTTTAGACGTGAAGCCTTCTAGTGTCACACAGATTATAAAAAAATTAGAGGAAGCAGGAACTGCTAAACGAGTGAAGTCAAAAGAAGATGCTAGAGTCACGCTTGTTGAAATAACAGAAAAAGGTAGTCAAGTGTTAGAAGATAAAAAAGATTTTTCTGACAGCTTATATGATGAATTATTTAAAGGATTTAGTGAGGAAGATTTAGAAAAATTAGATTGTTATTTAAGTATGTTAATAGATAATTTATCAAATGAGAAGTTGACCAAAGAAATGAGTGATTTTTTCTCTAATGATGAGAGATGGCAACATTTTGAACAAATGTCTTCTCGTTTTGGTAGAGCAAGAGGGCAAATGATGGACGGGGTAGATTTTGATATGAGAAAACATCATCATATGGATCGTGATAATAGAGGTCCTAAAGGATTTGGTGGATGGAAAAGGGGCAAGTAAATGGAAGAACGTGGAGGTTACAGAGTGGAGGGCAGTGAGAAATCTTTTTCTCTAAAAGCTTTTTTACAATTAATCCAAAAAACAAAACCTAAATATTTACTATTAGTCATAGGAATGCTACTACTTATGGTGTCATCAGGTATACAAGTATATGTACCAAAACTTGCTGCAACTCTTGTTGATGGCTTTGCAACTGGGATTAATCAATCTTTATTGATTAAGGTAGTTATCTTATTTGTTTTATCAGCAATAGTATCAGCTATTGGAGGTACAATCTTAGGTGTCTTTGGTGAAGATGTGATTAAAAAATTAAGAAATATGCTATGGAATAAATTGCTTACTTTAAAAGTTAGTTATTATGATACAGTAAAAGCAGGAGAGACTTCAAGTCGCTTAGTTAATGATACTGCACAAGTGAAACACTTATTAGCCACTGTTTTTCCTCAGACTCTATCTAGTTTAATTTTAGTGATAGGATCAGTTTATATGATGTTTCGTATGGACTGGAGAATGAGTGTTGCTATGTTGGTAGTTGTACCAATTGTTGTGATTATTATGATTCCTATTTTTAAATTTGGTTCAAAAGTAGGACGTTTAAGACAAGATTCTTTAGCTGGATTTAATGGTGTTGCCAGTGAGACTTTTAGTGAAATTAGATTAGTTAAAACATCAAATGCTGAAAAACAAACAGAAAAAAAAGCTCAAAAAGAAATCAATACTTTATTTAGTGTTGGGAAAAAAGAAGCCATTTTTGATGCGATTATGCAACCAATGATGATGATGATTATGATGAGTATGATTTTTGGTTTACTTGCATATGGAATGTATCGTATTTCTAAGGGAGAAATGGAAATTGGTACTTTACTAAGTTTTTTAATGTATTTGTTTAATTTAATTGGAGCCTTACCAAGCATTGCGACATTATTTAGTGAATTAGCTAAAGCATCTGGCTCTACAGAAAGAGTGCAAGGGATTTTAGATGAAGAATCTGAGGATTATACATCTGGTATTAATGTCGATTTGAGTGGTGATACACTAAAAATGAATCATGTTAATTTTTCTTATGAAGACAGTGATTCTATTCTAAAAAATATTTCTATTGAGGCAAAACCCAATCAAGTAATTGCTTTTGCTGGTCCTAGTGGTGGTGGAAAATCAACTCTCTTTGGTTTAATAGAAAGATTTTATGAGCCAGATAGTGGTGAGATTATGATTGGAAACACCAATATTAAAGACATTAATTTACTTGATTACCGTAGTCAAATCGGCTATGTTGCTCAAGATAGCTCTATTATGTCAGGGACTATTCGTGATAATTTAATTTTTGGTTTAGAAGGTGAATTTTCAGATGAGAAACTATGGCAAGTGTTGGAACTGGCTTATGCTAAAGTTTTTGTAAAAGAGATGCCTAATCAGTTAGATACTGAAGTTGGTGAACGTGGTGTGAAAATTTCTGGAGGTCAACGTCAACGATTAGCGATTGCTAGAGCCTTTTTAAGAGATCCAAAGTTATTGATGTTAGATGAAGCAACAGCAAGTCTTGATAGCGAATCAGAGATGATGGTTCAAAAAGCCCTTGCTAATTTAATGGAGAATAGAACGACGCTTGTGATTGCACATAGATTATCAACGATTGTAGATAGTGATGTGATTTACTTTATTGAAAAAGGTACTATTACAGGTAGTGGAAATCACGAAAATTTAGTAGCTGAGCATAAGACGTACGCAAGGTATGTTAGTGAGCAGTTTAAACTTAATCAAGATTAAATCTCAGGAGCTAAAGTCTACTCTTGTAATAAGACTTTTGATCTCCTGTTTTTTTATCTTTGAAATAAATAATGAAAAATATGTGTCAATCGAACATAAAAATGTCCCAAAATGAGGGCTCACATTAGCGCAATCTTTACTGCGTAAAACTTGCACTAATGTGACCATTATTGGTAAAATAAGGTACTTTTTGTTTCAGGCTGTTTTTTCAGCCTCATATTCTTCGATAGTACGGTCAATACTTTGAAGATACCTTTTGAAAGACTCAAGTTTCCACGGATGTGACTGTGGTGGAATGTACTTGCGTCTTTCTTTTTTTATATCTGAAGAAACCCCATCAAACTCTTTTGAATAGGTCTCGTGGGTTTTTAATCGTCTAGTAGGATAAATTTTTTCTGCTATATTAACATAAATCTCCCCGTTAAAAGCTTTTATAATTAATGCTTTTGTTTTTCTTGTAAAATATTTGTCGCTACTACCTTCCATTGGAAGATAAAATTTATTTTGATACTTAATATGATGGCCATTATCGACTATACGATGAGAGACAGTAGCTAGTAATAAATTAATTTCAGCTGTTGTAGGAGAAGTTTCATAAACACTTTCTGCAGTTTTGTGACCAAATTGTCGATTAAACTTTCGAATCCATACAGATAGAAATTGATTAGCCTCCTCTATAGAATGTATATTTGCTATCTCAAGATCAACAGGCAATCTTGATTGCACTGTCCCATTTAAACGTTCTACACGACCTTTCGCTTGAGGAATAGAGGATGTTTTTATGTCAATACCTAATTGATGACAAGCAAACCCAAACTGCGTGAACGTATCTTCTTCTACAGCTTTTGTTGATTTTCTGTTGTACTCAAAGACGGTTCGTTTATCTGTTAGAAAAGTGGCAGGAATCCCTTGTTTTGTCAGAATTTGATGAAGAACATGGTAATAACCATTGAGCGTTTCCTGTTGGTCAAAATAAGCGCCAACAATATTACCTGATGCGTCGTCAATAGCTAAATGAAGATGAGTTATTTGATTTCCAAACCAATTATATGAACTAGCATCTAATTGAATTAATTCTCCTTTGTATTTTTTTCTAGGTCGACTAGGATGGGTCTTTTCAGGGAGTTCTAGGTAGTCTTCAGCTCTTGGAACCAATAGGTTCTCTGATTGTTTGGTTTATTGACCTTCTTGCTTTATTAATTGTTTGAGTCTTCTTTTTGTCTTTTTTTGAGCCTTTGGTGAAAGTATTTTTGCTTTGTACAGGATGCTTCTAATTGTAGTATCTGTATAACAGATATGATGGTCGTTTTTCAGTATTTCAGTAAAATGCCTAATATTTGGTTTAATACTAAACGATTGATAACTAGTGATTATTTGTTGTTTTACTTTTTCAGGCACAGAGTGCTTATTTTTTCTCCCTCGATTTTTATGGACAAATGCTGATTTACCATTTTCCCTGTATGATTTCACTAAACGGTTAATTTGTCGTATAGATAAATTAAGTTCAACACTAGCTCTCTTTTTTTGTTTTTTATTTTCAGCGACAGCTTTAATAACTTGATACTTTTTGGTTTCATTCATTGTTAGATTTATCCTTTTCATAAAGTTATTTTATCATTTTGGGACATTTTGTCTTTCGACCTACTTAGGACATTATCACTTTCGAATGATACTTTGAAATAAATAATGAAAAATATGTTGACTTTCAATCATATCTTTCGTATACTAATGGAGTTGAGAAATTGAAGCAGAAGCACCCGCTTCTCGCCTGAGTAATATGATATTACTGGGCTAGATAGATGAATTTTGATAGTTTTATCAAAAATTATGTTGGTGCGGGGTCTTTATTCAAATAAAGAACTCGTTTTTTTCTGTGTTTTTCTCTAAAAAATTCGGAGGTGAATGACCATAGCAAAAGATATTATGGTGAACGACGGCATTCGTGCAAGAGAACTACGTTTAATTGCAGCAGACGGAGAGC contains:
- the dhaK gene encoding dihydroxyacetone kinase subunit DhaK, producing MKKVINQPEDVLNDMLDGLSFAYADIVERVPETDVVVKVDKEDGKVGLVSGGGSGHEPSHAGFVGRGMLSAAVCGEVFTSPTPDQVLEGIKAADSGKGVFLVIKNYSGDVMNFEMAKDLAEMEDIPVEMVIVDDDIAVEDSTYTAGRRGVAGTILVHKILGHAAEKGQSLEEIKALADALVPNIKTLGVALTGATTPAVGHPGFVLEEDEIEFGVGIHGEPGYRKEKLQPSKELAKEIVGRLKKEFKWEKGEHFGIMVNGLGATPLMEQFIFTNDVKEILESEGLVIDFKKVGDIMTAIDMAGLSLTMIRLNKEYEEALKASVNTIAW
- a CDS encoding YhgE/Pip domain-containing protein — protein: MKKRIKKVLELFALDWKRIYKNKLTFLLILALMVIPSLYAWFNIAALWDPYSNTGDIKIGVYSDDKTVKLQGKEINIGHDLVDNLKNNDTLGWQFVTSKEELDKKVKSGDYYAGIYIPSNFSDNLLSFVDGKIKYPEIDYQVNQKINAIAPKISDKGASTLQETITTEFVETASKTLLEVFNEVGFNLDANLPSIRKVTSKLLLVDDNLDVIDDYTKDVLELKKKMPEYKDKLNLANEFVDYFPELNKMTDKVVDLNGRLPEIAQYGQVVYDVQGNIPNIKNAGAQLNKADQDMGRIVKMMDDAVTEATQGLEVIQTAQEVLPDVTQLINTTDHMIPELQQQISDVSDALPQITAGLIEGLKVLDTLSKASARLAADIASINTEEQAAHVQDQLVKLDAQLASQVQMIDTLIQTLTDIANLPNGPDMSGPIQSLEYMKTQVLQVKSQVEDILANWPAYAAAPGQLQARLEEVSRELGEIVMNVDPQEIENSVSHTISDIQDMLNSAKNITGTIIADGTMSTLDQLLKNTTVTINEAIQFLKEYQQEMPAIQEEVHAANTLLNSNMDLIIGGINDGASFFRNDFPKVQDKMGRATDFIKSDLPGIEDDIKETMGKVNDKMPLLDEALDAAETMIKEDWPNIKDGIHKASDAIRKGEETVDLEDVIKFLKRDVNAESDFISSPIKLKQIDVYPVPNYGSASTPFYTALCLWVGAVLFSSIASTKFYFEEDQKGKYSKRQQFLARMGTFLVVGFFQTLIVVLGNQFLLGTYTKNPVLNVLFALLIGQTFMVMVYVLVALFDNLGKGIAIIILVLSISAGGGNFPIEMSGPFFRWVNPYIPFTHAVDLLRESVGGVYWPTAWKEIVILVCVTIGFFIVGYVLYPRAERLFKKVDENLKEGRILH
- the dhaM gene encoding dihydroxyacetone kinase phosphoryl donor subunit DhaM, giving the protein MSLGIVMVSHVSEIVVGVQRLIDEVAKDVPVTVAGGLEDNGVGTSFEKIMGAFAENEADVILAFYDLGSAKMNLEMVMEMSDKEVYLYDTALVESAYTAAALIQAGADKEAIEEQLAPLVVK
- a CDS encoding MarR family winged helix-turn-helix transcriptional regulator; amino-acid sequence: MYETHILNQLALLSRQPFLMFTHQMESKQDNTFKTLKFLANKEQVTAGMISEFLDVKPSSVTQIIKKLEEAGTAKRVKSKEDARVTLVEITEKGSQVLEDKKDFSDSLYDELFKGFSEEDLEKLDCYLSMLIDNLSNEKLTKEMSDFFSNDERWQHFEQMSSRFGRARGQMMDGVDFDMRKHHHMDRDNRGPKGFGGWKRGK
- the dhaL gene encoding dihydroxyacetone kinase subunit DhaL; translation: MNTENVMKWLQLFTDKVVENKVYLSDLDSAIGDGDHGANMARGTTEMMAALLAKNPETPADIFKLAAMTLISKVGGASGPLYGSAFLGMAKVAKNSDDIVVILEGGMAEIEKRGKSSVGEKTMLDIWGPVIDALKAGDLSIEKIETIAEATKNIKATKGRASYLGDRSIGHLDPGAVSSAYLFETMIEAGVVS
- a CDS encoding cold-shock protein, encoding MAQGTVKWFNAEKGFGFITQEDGEDVFAHFSAIQGDGFKTLEEGQEVTFEIEEGQRGLQAVNIEKA
- a CDS encoding RrF2 family transcriptional regulator, whose product is MKKVYNDFLKVKEVTNVKLTNATEQALAVMAMLSTQEEAIPLSSVAIYQKLSVSSSYMSKLLRKLVVAEVIEGVSGKSGGFYIKKDLSQITLLDIVEAIEGPFHSFPHSGVLERAFSDFTEIAQNGDKLIADYFHRADDYWSEELESVCIKDVLINVFQVYGEIPKRNWNDYLEGE
- a CDS encoding ABC transporter ATP-binding protein, which produces MEERGGYRVEGSEKSFSLKAFLQLIQKTKPKYLLLVIGMLLLMVSSGIQVYVPKLAATLVDGFATGINQSLLIKVVILFVLSAIVSAIGGTILGVFGEDVIKKLRNMLWNKLLTLKVSYYDTVKAGETSSRLVNDTAQVKHLLATVFPQTLSSLILVIGSVYMMFRMDWRMSVAMLVVVPIVVIIMIPIFKFGSKVGRLRQDSLAGFNGVASETFSEIRLVKTSNAEKQTEKKAQKEINTLFSVGKKEAIFDAIMQPMMMMIMMSMIFGLLAYGMYRISKGEMEIGTLLSFLMYLFNLIGALPSIATLFSELAKASGSTERVQGILDEESEDYTSGINVDLSGDTLKMNHVNFSYEDSDSILKNISIEAKPNQVIAFAGPSGGGKSTLFGLIERFYEPDSGEIMIGNTNIKDINLLDYRSQIGYVAQDSSIMSGTIRDNLIFGLEGEFSDEKLWQVLELAYAKVFVKEMPNQLDTEVGERGVKISGGQRQRLAIARAFLRDPKLLMLDEATASLDSESEMMVQKALANLMENRTTLVIAHRLSTIVDSDVIYFIEKGTITGSGNHENLVAEHKTYARYVSEQFKLNQD
- a CDS encoding dihydroxyacetone kinase subunit DhaK, whose product is MTRMINKQKDIVSQVLNGVTYIYKDRLTRIPKTGIVLKKKLVKNKVALISGGGSGHEPAHFGYIGNGMLDGTISGPVFTPPSAKEILEAIQLADQGCGTLLIIKNFEADRTNFLEAQKQAKLLGYKVDHVIVDDDCSVVSDRGEYSPRRRGVAGSVFVHKILGQAAKEGRNLEELVKLGKEVVSSLNTLGVAFSSGTDMETNEPLFNMNQHVVSFGIGIHGEQGYREEVFYSSEHLANELINKLLNQYQDDDRFAVLVNGTGSSTLMEQYIFANDVDRLLKLQQKESAFQLCGEFMTSTDMKGVSLSLLSLKEEYWLDYLQADTDAFAWR
- the dhaS gene encoding dihydroxyacetone kinase transcriptional activator DhaS, coding for MVTTGSLITKKIIAYSLKDLLKDTPYDKISIKHIMDHADYRRQTFYDHFTDKQDLLTWIYQQELQEVVEHFINYESWEQIFHRLLAHFEKQANFYQKTMNNDNVFSTVVTKQLNHFILYIIQDQTHPHQAQVKEDALFFAYGITHMTKDWLSTPKHANSETLATLFIRQLNQLKKRQEGIS